The DNA window ATCTTACTACCTCAAGAGTTCTTGAGCTACTACACATGGATCTAATGAGGCCCATGCAAGTAGAAAGCATAGGTGGATGAATATGTCTTTGTGTGTGTTGATGACTTTTAAGGTACAATTAGGTTGATTTCCTTTGAGAAAAATCAGATATTTTTATCACTTTTGAAAGTCTATGCCAACACTTGTAGTTTGAGAAGGTGGAAAAATTAGTAAGATTGTTCGAATCCGTAGTGATTATTGAAGGGAATTTGAAAACTCTAGTTTTTCAGAATTTTGTTCTTCTGAAGGTATATCTCACGAGTTTTCAGCCCACATTACTTCTCAATAAAACGGAGTTGTTGAACCTAAGAACCGAACGCTTCAAAAAATAACTTGTTAACCTTTTTAGTAAATttcttgtcttttttttttttctccttataacaaaataaaatgagTTGACAAATTAGTGGATATAACTAACATTAAATATGAAAGTCAGCTATTGAAAACTTTGTTGACTAACAACCTTAAGTAATTGTTATAACGACTAACAAAAATGATTTTTCTAACCATTGCCGGTATGCAAAGCTCTATGATACTTGTACGCACGTTTTTCAGTCATATATGACAAAATTTAGAATGGCTTTTACTTATATTccatttaacaaaaataaaatagaattcaTTCATCATAATATATGTCAGAAAATTCTATTTGGCGCCGACATACGTACAATGTACCAGTACCATATTAGTGttcttgtaaaaaaaatattaatattgacTTTGTATAGATTTTAGAAACTACATCTAATTCATCGTGGGATCACGTCTCATATAATTACAATAAATCTACAACGTGATATAGGAACTGTACTTCATATATAAAGGATACATGTCCTTGTAATTCTCAATCAGCATCGATTGCATTCAAAGATAACTAATTAGCCTATTAGTTGTCCAAAAAAACTTAACCATGGCATCTATTCTCCAAGCTCGTAGCTTCATGTTGATTGCTTATGCAATGATGTTCAGTTTCATGGGAGAACCAACAGTAATTGCTGTGACATTTAGACCCAGTAAATGGTCTCTTGCTCATGCCACCTTTTATGGAGATGAAACTGCTTCTGAAACCATGGGTATATATTTATATCTTATGTTATATCAAAATTATCATTCATTTTCACTTTGCTTATTGATATATATTTGTTTGCTCTTAAAGGAGGAGCATGTGGATACGGGAATTTGTTTACGAACGGTTACGGAACTGATACAGTGGCTTTAAGCTCAACATTGTTCAACAATGGCTATGCGTGCGGTAGTTGTTTCCAGATCAAATGCTACCAAGCGAGTGCATGTAACAGAAATGTAGCCTTCACCACTGTCACTGCCACCAATCTTTGTCCTCCTAACTGGTCCAAGCCCTCCAACAATGGTGGATGGTGTAATCCGCCACGCGTTCATTTTGACATGGCCAAACCTGCCTTCATGAAAATTGCACAGTGGAAAGCTGGTATCGTCCCTGTTATGTACCGCAGGTAACTCAGAATCCTAGAGGTGTAATTTTTTCTGGTATGAAATAATTAGTATCTTCTTTTAAtgtgtttggtgattaatttATAGGGTGCCATGTCAAAGGAAGGGAGGGATTAGATTCTCCTTCCAAGGAAATGGGTACTGGCTATTGGTGTATGTGATGAATGTGGGAGGTGGAGGAGATATTTCAAGCATGATGGTGAAAGGAAGCAGAACCGGATGGATTAAAATGAGTCATAACTGGGGTGCTTCTTATCAAGCATTTGCAACACTAGGTGGTCAAGCtctatctttcagaattacttcATACACAACCAAAGAGACTATTATTGCATGGAATGTTGTTCCTTCTAATTGGAATGTGGGACTCACTTATTCCTCAAGCACCAACTTCCACTAAAGAGTTCATGGTCATGGCATGCCACAAACTTTGTGACCGGCTACTCCGTTTTAATATGAATGAACTACAGCACTTTTCTATTAGTCTTTCAGGTTTTATTACTTTTAAGTATATAAGTTATTGAAACTGCTGCAGATGAAATTTTCAGAAGCTCAGCAGGTGCTTATGCAAAGAAACTGACACCTTTTTGTTGGTTTGACAAACTTGTAATGTGACCCCTGCGTTCAGTAGTCAACTTAATTTTTCCACAAGGTTGACATTGTAGAAATTTGTGTTTAAACTATAAAGTAAAGTGCTTATCATAAAAATTATAGACTTTGGTGTACTGAACGGTTTTTATTTTTGCtagaacaaaaaatatataataattatgaagATCAAGATAAACTGATTGTCTTAGGTTTTtggttccagaagaacaaattaATGGTTATGGATGGTATAATAACAACATCCAGaacataacattcagttaccttGAACCAGCCCTTCTCCATGGGAGTCCATATGCAATACATAATTGAAAACACTAAATTAGAATAGAAACAAACATGAGTTAGATCTTTACCTGTATGTTAAGATGAGGGTAATTTCACATTTTCACTGATTTCTAGGAACTACACATGAGTGAGAGCTTTGCATGAACTGCACATTGGCACCAGATTTGCTTAAAATCTGTTATGTATACTTGTAAGGCATATTCGGCTCCTAAGATGCCTTTTTGCATATACATCCTTCTCGCAATTCTACAAAACAAAAATCAGAAGGACCACATCCATAAGACAGAAATCTGCTATTGCTAATTTTTTTTGAAGTATGATATATATGACATTGAGCTAACTAATATGAAAACAAATGATGAGTTAAGGAAGCTTTTGATTGGAATCACGAGTAAGTCTGTTGTTGTTACCGAAGATATCGGTTGTTCGCTTGATCTAACCGGTCAGAGGAAGACGGATTCGGAGaatagaaatgaaaaaaaaaaaatgaaaagaatgagaggAATGTGAAAAATGAGATGAATAATCAAGTTGTTGCTTATTCTATGAGTCAATTATAAAACATGGAGCAAATAAGAATGAAACGAGTCAGGTAACACTTTTTGGATTATTGAATTTCATTTATGGGATTTGGTCTGATAGTACTGGTGAGAAATTGATTATATTTACTACTAACTACATTGAGAAACTCGATAAAGCATTGATTCGTCGAGGATGAACGGATATGCATATTGAGTTATCAGATTGTGGTTTTGATGGATTCAAAATGTTGGCTATGAATTATATGAGTGTTGAAACACATTCTTTGTTCCAGTCGGTACAAGGTTTGTTGGAAGAGACCAATATCACACCTGCTGATGTTACTGAAAACTTTATGCCTAAGGTAGCTaatgaagatgttgaaacatcattgGAGAGGTTGATTGAAGCACTTAGAAGCTCTAACGAAGAGGCAACGAAGAAGGCTGAGAAAGCAGAAAGTGGGTTATGTAGAATTGTAAATATATTTAGTACCTGTTTGGTTGCAAGTTTGCCATGCTATTCTGCAGTCATAAAATTAAGTATCTTAAGCTTAAAATATCTTTGTTATGTGAGTTTTTTATCCTTTGTGTTGAAGTAtacaaaatcactattttcatattGGCTTTCACATGAGAATAAactaacaaacaaataaataaatgacaCATAAAGTAGCAccattttttatgataaaaatcaAGATATTGAGAGGGTCGGACCGGGTGGAAGGGAACCTCTGCAATACAGCCATCACTATGGTTGAAGTAGCCAAAGAGATATAAAACTGCAAGCGGTTAAGATATTTATCACTTGAAAGCAATATCCAAGAAGCCACTTGTAATAATTTGAATGGATATCAAAGCAACTTAGGCactagttatatttcatttttgacAGAAGTTTTGTTTGATATATAGGGTCTCTCCCTGCACGAAAATACCAGACATCACTACTTCAAAGTTGTTGCAATTTAACAAAATAATCACCTCGCAATTTCATATAAATATGAACATTCACCTGGAACGGTACCTGATTATTGCTACTAGGCTGGAAAATCAAAGTGTGTCGCACTTTCTTACATAGAAAGCAAGCCATCTGCATTGCTCGGACAGCTGTTGAAAGTGTAAATCATAGTGTCAATTTATGTTACTTAGGAATCATGTAACAAGTTGGTTAGTGGCTAAAATTATGTTATGTaactctcttcttcttcctcatcccTCTCTCTATTccaatctttatcttttcttcttttcaattcTAAAGTGTGAGGAACAAGCTTGAATCTTTCAAACCTTGTGAGTGTATCACTTGAGTGAAGAGTGGTGTGAAGGTTAATCAATCACTTGAGTGAAAGATTTTTGTTGCTTGCTTAAAGTTAAAGATAATGTCAAAAGACAGAATACAATACCAGAAAACCTGGATACCAAGTCCGGAATAGAGTTTAAGGATTAGCATGAAAATTATGCTGTGAAATTAGTATTATTACAAAATGAACTTGTTCTTATCATGTACACATATGCACCAAGCTTGGGTGCTGACACATATTTTTAAATACTAGGCTTGAAAATTTATGGATTAACATCAAAAGTTACAAACTAAATTGACAGAGTTGCCTAAAACATTAAAGCCACAGCCGGAATGGTCAATGAGATCAATTACCACCCAATCTCCTCCACCAGAAGGAAGTCTTAACTTCTTGTGATTTAAATCCTTGTGAGGCAGGAGGTGTGAGAATATCAAGCATTGTTTCCTTCTCTCTTGGGGTCAATGGAACACCCCTAACAAGGTTCAGAGCCATGATATGAACATTAGTCTTTTGTTTATGCTTCTGGTAAGCCCATGCTCCAACAGCCGCACCAGCAACTAAGAGCTATTCAAAAGCACATATTATCGAAATCAGTACAAATATAAATTGCACTGCCAAAAAAATTACAAGTTCAAGTACTTTCAATCCTCCAGGAAAAAGTTACCGGTGATAACCACAAAGCTGCTGTCTGCATATCAAACTTTGGTGCATAGAGTATAGTCTCTCCAAATTCATCTTCAAGCTTTTTGTAGATTTCCTTGTCATTTTTTCCAGAACGAATTTCGTCACGGATTAACTGGAAATTGTTTGAGTGTTTAGAATTTACATAAAAGCAAAAAAGCTCACATCGAAACAAGGAATTCAAAACCCGATCTGACCAGCGGTTCAACCGGGAACCAGAACTGTGTACGGTACGTTCAGTCATGAAAACCACCCTGCACTAAAAGTAAAACCAGGGAGAAAACTGAAACCGGTGAAAACCAGCGGTTTGGCCAGTTTCCCATGATGGACTACATTTTTCAACTAAACCAAAACATGAAAAtgtgatttaaaaattaaaattcaatgcAGTGCACTTCAACCTCACAAAAGAGAATGAATTGTCATGGTTTTGATATGTATAAAAGATCAAAATTTGGCATAATGTCATCAAACAACCTTATCATGTGTGTGTTCATTAAACTAACTATCATTATTCATTATATGATGTCCGGAGATACAATATATGAAGTGTTAAAAAAGATTAAGGATTAAAGATGGTGATGAGAAGGCTATTGAACATTGGTTAGTGAAAAAAGGATAAGTAATAGGTGTAGTAACTACAAACTAGTTCATCGTAAAAAAACATCTTGCAAAAAAGCGTTTAATACTCAAAGTACAAGTGGAACACAACATCCTACACAGTCTTCCACTCCACCATAAGTCATAACCCTTTGCATCCCATCCTATTATGAGTCAAGTATTCCATCACAACCGTGTGCATTCAGCCTACTATTTATAATTATCTAAGGCCAAAACTAAATCTTCAAAAGCTATAACAAAGTCTATATCTCAACCAAATCCATGTTTAACAGATAAGCCACCAAAATAGacaaaaaatgaagaaatctgATTTTTCCTAGTTGAAGCCAGTAGAGGCAAATCTACTTTCATATAAATATCTTTTTGTTCAAAGAAGTTGGAACTTCCCCAATGGTGACTTAATCAAAGATGCAAACAACGAATCCAACACCATAGATTTAGACATTTTGTTTCGGAAGTATAATTTTTGTGTGATCAACATGGTACGATCTTTAAATGCTCTGAGATTGTTTAGGATCTTTACATTTTGATGTTTTTATCCTTCTGAGTGAGTAAGATTAGATACATTTTGATGTAGTCCTCTTAGATTATGAAGTTTTATAAATCATAATCAATATTACTTTGACAAGTCATGTTACCATATACAAATCAAGTTACGTTGACGAATTACATTACATTGGCAAATGcattaaaaatatattgactttAAACTAAACACATTACAAATATACTGACTTAAAAATATacctttcgaagaagaatggcaATGTCGGCTTGAGAATCTTCAATGGATTGACTCCCACATTCAGTACATCTCACATTGTGACTAATGTTTTGTGCCCGAGCATCTACTATCCGCGCCTCTTTCACAGCATCGTCGTTACTCGCCGCCATTCAAACCTTCCCAAACAACCggtattagtattagtattaaaCTATCCTATCCTATCTTGGAAGTTGAAAAAACCATttctaaacaaataaataaaaactagtgAGTGAGAAGATagaacaaattaagttttgtttcaGCTGAGCATTTCATCGAACAGGTAGAAGACGCGAACATAAAAACAGAGCAGAAAACGAAGAGTGATTATGGAATTTTAATACCCGATGAAGATGAATTTTGATGATCGTTGAGGAGAACCGGTGAGGCTGAATGAGTCCGCGGTGCCGTCGAGTATATACGCCGGTGGAGCTGACTGTTACTGTTATTTCTTTCGTTTATAAGAAAACCAATAAATTTGAGGGATCGTAATAGGTCGTTTGGTTGGGAGGAGGGAAGgggatatttattaaaatatgtgttttggTTAATTTTTTATAATGGGAGGGAAGCAAAATCTCTCCTAGACTCACTTTTGCTACCCTCTAAAATGGAGAGATTTGGAGGAGAGTGAAGATTTAGTaatcataattttattattttccctattttaattttgattatttttttaatttcaagattgtccttattaaattattaaagactAGATTTTTTTCTCTGTATTATTTTACGTTTGTTTTTTTCTATTGTGCGGTTGCTATTTGTGCGTTTCTCAGgtgagttttttttctttttattttgttgaagttcCCTTTTtgatcttttattatttttttataataataaatacttaTATTTATATTGGTTCTTATATATGATAGTAATaaggtttttttattatatttttaattggtgaaatttactcaatactattgttatttagaattatttttactaagcacatataataatatttataaggataaaaaggtaaattgattttaaaatccaTCCCCTTCCCTTGTCAACCAAACATACTTATTGTTAAAAATCTCTCCGCTCCCCTCTCATTCCCTTCTttaaaccaaacatatatttagttaaattccctcctctcccttcccctccattcccctcccctcgattaaattccctccccttgtgaaccaaacatacttaTTGTTAAAAATCCCTCCGCTCCCCTCTCATTCCCTTCTttaaaccaaacatatatttagttaaattccctcccctcccttcccctccattcccctcccctcgattaaatttcctcccctctcctcccctccgttgaaccaaacggacccttaatAGAATCGTGAAAGTGAAGAACGCATGGTAAATTAAAGAATAAGGCTATTCTTACATCCATATTATATATCAATATTTACATCACATATTGTTCACCagtcttttttaaaataaaataatattttttattttttatttttaaaattacagacAACACTGTTTatgtacggacgtgcattaaccaacttcattactgcattaaccaagtttttacattgTATTaatcaagtttgatgactgctaaaaattatttttaatacctggatgttgcattaaccaacttcattactgcattaaccaagtttttactctGCATTAACCAAATCTGATGACTACTGTAAAATACTGTTCATGGGTGTAAGTGTTGGATGATTAGAATAAGTCAATTGCAGTGTAATTGGTTTTGAAGTATTTTTGGAAAACAGCTTATTTGAGAAGCTATTTTGATAAAGCTGTCATActactccaaaaaaaaaaaaccagaaaaatatttctgtttttaggctattttgttTAGCTTTTGTTTGTTACTTTGTTTAGTGTTAGTAGGCACTATATATACATTTTGTAACATGTTGAATGATTTAATGCCATATGATTTTTTACTCTCTCAGTTAATCTCTATTCTCTCTAAACTTGATCTTTCCCAATTCTCCAATTTCAACAAAATTATCCATCACCTCCATTGATTCACATACAAGGTTTTGTGCTtgttccaacatttggcatcaagagctttggttacAATAGTATTCCGCTGCAATGTCCGTTTCAAACGACAAGATCCCCACCAatcttcccattcttgattcaaAGAACTACAACAAATGGTGCAAACAAATGAAAGTTCTGTTTGGCTACCAAGACGTGCTCGATGTGATTACTACCGGTGTTACCCCTCTTGCTGAAGAGGCTACAGCTGCCCAACAAGCCACtcacaaagaagagaagaagaaagactaCAAGGCTCTCTTCTTGATACATTCTTGCGTCGATGAAGACAACTTCGAAAAGGTTGGTGATTGTGACTCGGCGAAGAAAGCTTGGGATATACTCGAGAAGGCGTATGCGGGAGTTGACAAAGCGAaggtggtgaggttacaaactcacaagaggcaGTTTGAATTACTTcaaatggaagagaaggaaacgGTCAACGATTACATAACGCGTGTGACGCGTTTGGTGAATCAAATGAAGGCTTGCGGTGAGTCAGTTTCGGAGGAAAACATTGTGTCGAAGGTGTTGCGTTCTTTAACGGCAAGATTCGACAACATTGTTGTTGCGATTGAAGAATCGAAGGATCTCAAGACCATGACGAAGGATGAACTACAAAGTTCATTGGAGGCTCATGAACAAAGGATGGATGAAAGAGGAAACGATAAGGCAAAAGCGGAAGTGGCTTTACAAGCTCGTTTCAATGAGAAGAATAAGAGAtcgaaagggaaatggtcttCTAGAGATAAGAAGAATTTCCAGAATTTTGGTGAAAAAAATCCACAAAATTCAAGAGGACAGAGAGGAGAAGGAACCTCCAAGGATGGTAGTCAAGGCAACTACAAGCCGCTCGACAAAAGTACCAAGAGATGTTACAATTGTCAAAAGCTTGGACATTTCTCAAGAGATTGTCGTTTCAAGCGCAAGGAGAGTGATGCGGATGAAGCTAAGGTTGCTAGGCAAGAAGTGGATGATGATAACACACTTCTTGTGGTGATTACGGAGGAGAATAATGGCATGGACAGCAGTAGAAAGTTGCTGGATAGCAACTACTGCAGTACCGAAAAAATGCAGAGAACGCATTCGGAGAAAAACGCACTGGTAACGGTTCGAGATGGAGTTCAAGGTAGTGATGAGTGGTACTTGGATTCTGGTTGTTCGACTCATATGACGGGTAGAAAGGATTGGTTCGTGAAGATCAATCAAGCCACGCGAAGTAGAGTGAGATTCGCGGATAACACGACTTTAGTGGCCGATGGTGTCGGTGATGTTTTGATCATGAGAAGGGATGGTGGTCATTCCTTGATCAAAGATGTATTGTATATTCCTGGAATCAAATGTAATCTTTTAAGTATTGGCCAATTGCTTGAAAGAAATTACACGGTTCGCATGGAAAACAAGGTTTTGCGCGTTTTGGACCAAAACGGTGTTTTGATCCTTAAGGCTCCTATGGCTGCCAATAGAACTTTCAAGATTGAGTTGAAAGTTATGGAGCATAGGTGCTTAGCTACTGCTGCAAGTCGTGAGGAATGGTTATGGCACTACCGTCTCGGTCATCTCAACTTTCGTGATCTCGACGCGTTACAAAGACATGGTATGGTGTCCGGGCTGCCAAGGATTAAAATTCCAGCTGAACTATGTGAAGAGTGTGTTCACGGGAAGCAACACAAGAGTAATTTCAGCAAGGATGCGGGTCATAGGACCAAAcatcaccttgaggtggtgtattccgaTGTATGCGTACCGATGCAAGTCAACTCCTACGGTGGCAATCGATACTTTGTCACGTTTGTTGATGATTTTAGTAGGAAGTTGTGGATTTACCTCATTAAGAGGAAGGATGAGGTGTTTGAAGTGTTCAAACGGTTTAAGTCAATGGTTGAGCGCCAATGCGGTAAAAGGCTCAAAACTCTCAAAACAGACGGTGGTGGTGAATTCACATCCGGTGAGTTTATGAGCTATTGCAATGATGAGGGGATAATCCGTGAGGTGGTGCCTCCCtacactccacaacaaaatggcattGCGGAGAGAAAAAATCGGACAATCATGAACATGGTACGAACCATGTTAAAAGGCAAAAATTTACTGAAAGAGCTTTGGGGTGAAGCGGTATCTACAGCTGCCTATTTGTTGAATAGGTGTCCGACAAAGAAGCTGGAAAAGATAACTCCAGAAGAGGTATGGTCCGGATTCAAACCGAGTTTGAGTCACTTGCGTGTTTTCGGTTCGGTTGTGTTTCGACACATTCCGGGACAGCTTAGAAAGAAGCTTGATGATAAGGGTGAGAAGTTGTTACTTGTTGGATATCATCCTACCGGAGGCTACAAATTGTTTGATATTAGTAGCAAGAGGATTGTGGTAAGTCGGGACGTGATTGTGGACGAAATCCGGACGTTTGACAGCAAAATTTCTGCTGTTTCTgtacaggaaatcgatttaccaaaTGAGGTAATTGATTTCCAGCCTGTGACAGAGCCCCGTGGTGCTGCTGGAAGTCAAAATTCAGGCCCAGAAATCGATTACCTGGGAGGAAATTTGAATTTCCAGCCTACTAATGATCCTGGACAGCAACCATTCGCAACGGAGGATAGTGAAACGAATAGACGACCAACGAGGCAGAGAGGTATGCCTCAAAGACTCCGAGATTGTGAGGTATTCCGTGATAGCGAGATCAATCATGATGGTGATCTCATCCATTTCGCTTTAATGGCCGAATCCGAACCGGTGAATACGGAGGAGGCATTAAGCGatccaaaatggatgaatgcaaTGAAGGAAGAGCTTGAATCAATTGAGAAAAACAATACTTGGATGTTGGTTGACTTACCGAAAGGAAAAAAGGCAATTGGTGTGAAGTGGGTCTTCAAGGTGAAAGCGAATCCGAAAGGTGAAATAATCAAGCATAAAGCTCGATTAGTTGCAAAGGGATTTTTGCAAAAGGAAGGGATAGATTTTGATGAGGTGTTTGCACCGGTAGCAAGGCATGAAACCATCCGGTTAGTTGTTGCGATAGCTAACAACAACAGCTGGCCGttatatcaaatggacgtcaaatcGGCATTTTTGAATGGTCCACTTGATGAGGAGGTATATGTTGGACAGCCACCtgggttttttattcaaaatcaagAGGCAAGGGTCTACAAGTTAAGGAAGGCActctatggtttgaaacaagctccaagagcttggaacaaacgcaTAGATGGTTTTCTTATAGACATTGGTTTCAAGAAGTGCGTATCCGAACATGGTGTTTATGTGAAGTCGGATGCAAGCGAAGGAGTAATCATACTTTGTCTCTATGTGGACGATTTATTGATTACGGGCAGCTGTGAAAGTTATATTTCAAAgttcaaagaagagcttatgAGGGAGTTTGAAATGAGTGATCTTGGCACAATGAAATACTTCTTAGGCATAGAGTTCCAAAAGACAAAGTTGGGGCTGCTCATGCATCAAAAGAGGTATGCAATGGAGATCTTGAAGAGGTGTGATATGGAGCATTGCAATGCTGCCACAACACCAGCCGAGGCACGTTTACAGCTGTCCAAGAGTGAAGATGAGCAAGATGTGGATCCTACTCAATACCGGAGATTGATAGGATCATTGCGTTACTTGTGCAATACGCGGCCAGATTTAGcgtttagtgtcggtattgcaAGTAGGTTCATGGAGAGGCCGAAGGTATCACACTTGGCAGCGGTTAAGAGGATCCTTAGATATGTGAAAGGTACTCTTGGCTGTGGGATTTTATTTCCTGCAAGTGACATGGGCAAAAGTTGCGAATTACTCGGATACACCGACTCCAATTGGTGCGGAGATAAGGACGATCGGAAATCAACGGCCGGTTATGTTTTTATGTTCGGAGGAGCACCAATCTCTTGGTGTTCTAAAAAGGAGCCGGTGGTTGCTCTCTCTTCTTGTGAGGCGGAGTATATCGCAGCTTCGTTATGTGCATGCCAAGCTGTGTGGCTAGTGAACCTGCTGCGTGAGTTGGACAGCAACACGAGAGGAGCTGTTCTGCTGTTGGTGGACAATGTTTCAGCCATCAACCTTGCTAAGAATCTCATAGCACATGGGaggagcaagcatattgagatgagATTCCACTACTTGAGAGATTTAGTAAGTTCTGGACAGTTATGCTTGAGCCACTGCAGAAGTGAAGAACAGGTCGCAGACTTGTTGACGAAAGCGGTTACAAATGATGTTTTCAAGCGACTCGTGGTGAGGTTGGGCATGAAGAACATTGAGCATTTGACTTAAGGTGGTGTGTTGGATGATTAGAATAAGTCAATTGCAGTGTAATtggttttgaagtgtttttggaaaACAGCTTATTTGAGAAGCTATTTTGAAAAAGCTGTCAGACTACTCCaaaaaaaaaaccagaaaaatatttCTGTTTTTAGGCTGTTTTGTTTAGCTTTTGTTTGTTACTTTGTTTAGTGTTAGTAGCCACTATATATACATTTTGTAACATGTTGAATGATTTAATGCCATATGATTTTTTTAC is part of the Vicia villosa cultivar HV-30 ecotype Madison, WI linkage group LG2, Vvil1.0, whole genome shotgun sequence genome and encodes:
- the LOC131652418 gene encoding expansin-A7-like; this encodes MASILQARSFMLIAYAMMFSFMGEPTVIAVTFRPSKWSLAHATFYGDETASETMGGACGYGNLFTNGYGTDTVALSSTLFNNGYACGSCFQIKCYQASACNRNVAFTTVTATNLCPPNWSKPSNNGGWCNPPRVHFDMAKPAFMKIAQWKAGIVPVMYRRVPCQRKGGIRFSFQGNGYWLLVYVMNVGGGGDISSMMVKGSRTGWIKMSHNWGASYQAFATLGGQALSFRITSYTTKETIIAWNVVPSNWNVGLTYSSSTNFH
- the LOC131652419 gene encoding cytochrome c-type biogenesis CcmH-like mitochondrial protein yields the protein MAASNDDAVKEARIVDARAQNISHNVRCTECGSQSIEDSQADIAILLRKLIRDEIRSGKNDKEIYKKLEDEFGETILYAPKFDMQTAALWLSPLLVAGAAVGAWAYQKHKQKTNVHIMALNLVRGVPLTPREKETMLDILTPPASQGFKSQEVKTSFWWRRLGGN